Proteins encoded within one genomic window of Amorphoplanes friuliensis DSM 7358:
- the trxB gene encoding thioredoxin-disulfide reductase, producing MDEVRNLIIIGSGPSGYTAALYAARANLKPLVIEGVQSGGALMTTTEVENFPGHPDGIMGPELMDNMRKQAEKFGAEFITDDVTRVELGDRPTEAGTEGLKTVWVGEKEYFARAVILSTGSAWRPLGVPGEQELLGHGVSSCATCDGFFFRNQHIIVVGGGDSAMEEATFLTRFAETVTIVHRRDSFRASKVMQLRAQSNPKIKVEWNSVVEEILGDDGKVSGARLRNLQTGETKVLDVTGVFVAIGHDPRSELFKGQVEMDDEGYVKVDAPSTRTNLSGVFAAGDLVDHTYRQAITASGTGCAAALDAERFIASFVEL from the coding sequence GTGGACGAGGTCCGAAACCTGATCATCATCGGCTCGGGTCCGTCCGGTTACACCGCAGCGCTCTACGCGGCCCGGGCGAACCTCAAGCCGCTGGTCATCGAGGGTGTGCAGTCCGGTGGTGCGCTGATGACCACCACCGAGGTCGAGAACTTCCCGGGTCACCCGGACGGCATCATGGGCCCCGAGCTCATGGACAACATGCGCAAGCAGGCCGAGAAGTTCGGCGCCGAGTTCATCACCGACGACGTCACCCGCGTCGAGCTGGGCGACCGGCCCACCGAGGCCGGCACCGAGGGTCTGAAGACCGTCTGGGTGGGCGAGAAGGAATACTTCGCCCGCGCGGTCATCCTCTCCACCGGCTCCGCGTGGCGTCCGCTGGGTGTGCCCGGCGAGCAGGAGCTGCTCGGTCACGGTGTCTCGTCGTGTGCCACCTGTGACGGTTTCTTCTTCCGCAACCAGCACATCATCGTGGTGGGCGGCGGTGACTCCGCGATGGAGGAGGCCACCTTCCTCACCCGCTTCGCCGAGACCGTGACGATCGTGCACCGCCGCGACTCGTTCCGGGCCAGCAAGGTCATGCAGCTGCGCGCGCAGAGCAACCCGAAGATCAAGGTCGAGTGGAACAGCGTCGTCGAGGAGATCCTCGGTGACGACGGCAAGGTCAGCGGCGCCCGGCTGCGTAACCTGCAGACCGGCGAGACCAAGGTTCTCGACGTCACCGGCGTTTTTGTCGCCATCGGCCACGACCCCCGCAGCGAGCTGTTCAAGGGTCAGGTCGAGATGGACGACGAGGGCTACGTGAAGGTCGACGCGCCGAGCACGCGCACCAACCTCTCGGGTGTTTTTGCCGCCGGCGACCTCGTCGACCACACGTACCGCCAGGCCATCACGGCCTCCGGCACGGGTTGTGCCGCCGCCCTCGACGCAGAACGCTTCATCGCCTCGTTCGTAGAGCTGTAA
- the sigM gene encoding RNA polymerase sigma factor SigM — protein sequence MTTGDAQTDATGPGESPEPTDAELLRSHVDGDPHAFNELVRRHRDRLWAVALRTIGDREEAADAVQDALLSAHRGAARFRGDSAVTTWMHRIVVNACLDRIRRRQAHPTVPLPDGRHSDDGGVGGTEPTAPAPDHDTALVVRAALAALPAEQRAALVLVDVQGYPVIEAAEILGVAEGTIKSRCARGRARMALALGHLRTGSDEPPGRGDGGHAGNRGAAARVPSGSGAAAQHPSVPDRGDQQ from the coding sequence GTGACCACGGGTGACGCGCAGACCGACGCGACCGGCCCGGGCGAGAGCCCGGAGCCGACCGACGCCGAGCTGCTGCGCTCGCACGTCGACGGCGATCCGCACGCCTTCAACGAGCTGGTCCGCCGGCATCGTGACCGTCTCTGGGCGGTGGCCCTGCGCACGATCGGCGACCGCGAGGAGGCCGCCGACGCCGTCCAGGACGCGCTGCTCTCCGCTCACCGCGGTGCGGCGCGGTTCCGCGGCGACTCGGCCGTCACGACCTGGATGCACCGCATCGTGGTGAACGCCTGCCTGGACCGCATCCGCCGGCGGCAGGCTCACCCCACCGTCCCGCTGCCCGACGGCCGGCACTCCGACGACGGCGGCGTGGGCGGGACCGAGCCCACCGCCCCGGCGCCCGACCATGACACCGCTCTGGTCGTGCGTGCGGCGCTGGCGGCCCTCCCGGCCGAGCAGCGTGCCGCCCTGGTGCTCGTCGACGTCCAGGGTTACCCGGTGATCGAGGCCGCCGAGATCCTCGGGGTCGCCGAGGGCACCATCAAGAGTCGCTGCGCCCGCGGCCGCGCCCGGATGGCTCTGGCTCTCGGACACCTGCGTACGGGTTCCGACGAGCCGCCGGGTAGGGGAGACGGTGGTCACGCCGGGAACCGAGGGGCTGCCGCGCGCGTCCCATCCGGGTCGGGAGCGGCAGCGCAGCACCCGTCCGTGCCTGACAGAGGGGACCAGCAGTGA